The Methanomicrobiales archaeon region CAAAGGATTTTGGGAGGAAGAGGATACACGGAGGAGGAAACTGGGGGATGGTGAGAGATCAGGTTGAGGAAAGTGGAGGATAATCGCAATCCTCGTACTATTTGTTTTTCATCCGGTATGCTAGAATCATCGAATCATGTGCGTTTCTACAGAGCCCAGAATTCTCTAATTTCCATTGGCCTCCTGTTCTATCCATGATTTGTTTCCAGACTCTTTCACATGAATTGCCATCCTGAAATTGATTGATTATATTATTAACAGTTTCTCTCTCTTTTTTATAGTAATTGGGATCCGAAATGCATTTTTGAATTTCTTCGACTAGCATTTCGATTGTGGTAACTTTCGGCCCGGGCGCCCAAAAATCATAGGGTTCGAGTAAAAAGCCTCGATTTTGCTGATATCGTTCAAAATCATACGTTAGAAAAATTATCGGTTTGTTTAATAGTAAAAAATCAAAATAAATCGAGGAATAATCTGTGATTAAAATATCAAAATTTGGGAGTATCTCATATATGCTTGTGAAATTAACCACAAGACGCTCTGTCTTCAGTATTACAATATTCCTGTTGCATTGATTAAATTGATTCTGAGATAGTGGATTATATTCTTCGGATGGATGCAACTTTAGAACAAGTAACATATCGTTATCTTCTAAGAATTTGTTAAAAGATTCAGACATCAACATATTTAAATGGTCAGGTACGCCGTCAACTCTGCCATAACCTACTCGAAATGTAGGCACATATAAAAGTAATCTACTGTATCTTGATAGATCCCTTGCTAATAAATGGGTTAATCTGTGCCGGNNNNNNNNNNTATCCGCGTTTATAAAGAGGTAATCGTTACGTGGCTGACCAGTAATAGCAATTTTTCGCGGATCGATAAGAAAACTAGCCGCTAATGCATTTCTAGTAGTGCTTGATGTCGCGATTAGCATATCATTGATTTTTCCCCATCTTTCAACATCTTTTAGCTCACCATCTGCGGCTGAACCTGTCAGATATCCCAATGACTTTAATGGCATCCCATGCCATAGATTTATCCTGTACTGATTTTTTACCTTAACTTGAGAGCCCTGATAATGAGTTGCTATTATATATTTTGACCTAAAAATATAGTATAATCCCCATATACTTTTGATAAGATGGGCATTTATTCCCTTTTGATTTAATAATTGTAACATTTTAGGATCGTTGACCAGCCAGACAATGTTGTATTGTGAGTTTATGCGATTTTTAATGATATATTCATATAGCGCTTTTGCATTATCTGAAAAATCAGGAGTACTGGAAAATAAAATCTGGTTATCTTTTTTCGGAATTATTGCATTTAAAATTCGTAATATCCCAAAAATAAGGCCTATTATAGCGTTTTGACCTGAAGACTGCCAAATCCTTATTATACTATGCGGTTTAGACCATCCAGACAGGATGAACACCATTCAATAAAATTTTCTAAGACTAGCAAGATATATTTAACGGAATTGCGTGGATATCCTAGAGGACATCCCAAAACGCCAATGCGACCTGACGGTAGCAGGTTCGACGGATTAAAATCAACGAGTTCATTCCCTCATCGATTTTCATGTATAAATTATAAGACCCTTGGGCTCTGTAGAGATCCTCTCAAACCCTAATTCTTGGCGGGCCGGGGAATATCTATGAGAAATGCGGCTCCTTATTGATGAGATCATCCCGCACTTCACCACGCTCCACAAGTTCCTCCAACGACTCTCATCGCTCTGGGTGACACGGATCCAGAAACGACGGGTCTCCTCTCTGTATCAACGAGGCGCAGTAATATCCGTCACCGCGATCGATGCCTCTGGATTTACCAGTGCCTATGCCAGCTATTACTACTCCCTCCGGACCGGGAAGACCCGCAAACGGTTCCTGAAGGTTTCCCTGGCGGTTGACACAACCACCCACGTGATCCTGGCCGCTGCCATGACCCGACATCCGATCTCCGACGTGCGGATGGCCCGCAACCTGCTCAAAGAGTCCCATCGAACACGGAAGGCTGCCTGCTACGTTCTCGATAGGGGATACGATGCTGAGTCCATCCATCGCCGGATCCGCGAGGAGATGCACGCTGAATCCCTGATCCCGGTCCGACATCGGAAGCGGAAGCGGATCCATGGACGGTATCGGAGGGAGCTCGCCAAAATATTCGATGAGAAGACCTATCACCGCAGAAACCTTGTGGAAACCGCGTTCTCCGTCCTGAAACGAACGCTCGGAGAGAGTCTGAAGGTGCGGAGATACGGGCACCCGGTCAAGGAGATCAAGGTCAAGATCCTTATCTACAATCTGGATAGGTGGATTAAGAAAACTCTCATTATTGTCATCTCTGGGGGTTTCTACAGGGCCCATCTTTTGTTGTCACACCTCATAGGATGAAGTCATCAAACTTTCCGTGGCCTAATGAAGAGATCAGCAAAATGTGGAATCCATCAACCAGAGATCTAAAAAAATAAAAGTGGAAACGCTCTACTTGATTCGATCTAGATTACATCGGTAGTCCAGCATTACTGAAAAAATTGCGGACGAATTGAGGTGTTCTATCATTTTATATATATCGATACGAACACATTGGACACCTATTCCCCGGTCTGAGCCAAGCTGACACGCATATCATGATGATATGAAATAATAGAAGGATGATCGCAATCGATTTCAGCGATTCCCTTTGGACAATTCAATTATTCCATCGGATAATTCAGATTTTATAAGAGAACCGGCGGCTTTCCTTACGTTACTGTTCCCACACAATACATCGAATACAAATTTTGCAATGGGCATGTAGACATTATGTTTATCTGCCAGTTCAATGATTCCTTTAACAGACTTGGATCCTTCAAACGTTACACTGGAATCTAAATAGGGAGTTCTTATTAAATTTTTCCCGATCATCAGCCCCAATGTCCGATTTCGACTCTTATCTACATTAGCAGTCAGGTTAAAGTCCCCAAAACAGCAGAATTTTGTGAAGATATCTTTATCATGAGAGATCTTTCGAAGGAAGGTACACATCTCTTTATAACACACGTTTAAGAACATGTAGTGTTCGTTGTAGTTACTATAAACGGAATCCCACATCCCCGTCCCGATTGCATAAACATTTTTAAGCGCACCGCATAACTCGACTGCTCGGACGTCGTCTGAAAAATCTAAGATAAACCCTCCAAAGAGATCCGACATTGCTTCTCTTAGTGAAGAACTATCAGTGCCTATCGTAGCGGCAGCAATGTGACCGTATGCAATCTCATCGGCAAAGTTTGGTCCTGAGAAACTGATAATATGGGGGTTCCTGGACTCATCCCGAATCACCTCGCTCATTGTTTTAAGGGACGGGTATTCAAGTCCCTTGGCGACTGTAATAAGGATCGGATCAGCAAGTTCATCATGGATGGCATGAATGACAGATCGGACTTCGCTGGATGGTATAGTTATAATTATGCCCTCGCAGTCTGCAAAATCCGGGCTGTCCTGCATTATTTTTGCGTGAATATTGGGATTTAAGCGTAGACCAGGAAAATAATCACTATTACATCGGGTGTTGTTAATCGAATCAATAATCACTCGTCTCCTTCCATATAATACAACATTTTCAACCCTGGAGGAGATACTCTGCGCAAGGGCGGTGCCCATGCTCCCGGCGCCAATGACCCCAACCTTCGAAATCATACGAACTGCCTTCGTTCGCGGTCACAAATGTTTACAATGCTCTGCGCGTACCTCAAATCGTGGATATCGTCAATTTCAGTCCATTTGAGACCATTTGTGAACGAATAAGCAAGGCATCCTCTCTTAGAGAGTATTGGGTATATAAAATCATAAT contains the following coding sequences:
- a CDS encoding CDP-glycerol glycerophosphotransferase family protein gives rise to the protein RHRLTHLLARDLSRYSRLLLYVPTFRVGYGRVDGVPDHLNMLMSESFNKFLEDNDMLLVLKLHPSEEYNPLSQNQFNQCNRNIVILKTERLVVNFTSIYEILPNFDILITDYSSIYFDFLLLNKPIIFLTYDFERYQQNRGFLLEPYDFWAPGPKVTTIEMLVEEIQKCISDPNYYKKERETVNNIINQFQDGNSCERVWKQIMDRTGGQWKLENSGLCRNAHDSMILAYRMKNK
- a CDS encoding CDP-glycerol glycerophosphotransferase family protein, with product MVFILSGWSKPHSIIRIWQSSGQNAIIGLIFGILRILNAIIPKKDNQILFSSTPDFSDNAKALYEYIIKNRINSQYNIVWLVNDPKMLQLLNQKGINAHLIKSIWGLYYIFRSKYIIATHYQGSQVKVKNQYRINLWHGMPLKSLGYLTGSAADGELKDVERWGKINDMLIATSSTTRNALAASFLIDPRKIAITGQPRNDYLFINAD
- a CDS encoding IS5 family transposase → MRLLIDEIIPHFTTLHKFLQRLSSLWVTRIQKRRVSSLYQRGAVISVTAIDASGFTSAYASYYYSLRTGKTRKRFLKVSLAVDTTTHVILAAAMTRHPISDVRMARNLLKESHRTRKAACYVLDRGYDAESIHRRIREEMHAESLIPVRHRKRKRIHGRYRRELAKIFDEKTYHRRNLVETAFSVLKRTLGESLKVRRYGHPVKEIKVKILIYNLDRWIKKTLIIVISGGFYRAHLLLSHLIG
- a CDS encoding NAD(P)-binding domain-containing protein, encoding MISKVGVIGAGSMGTALAQSISSRVENVVLYGRRRVIIDSINNTRCNSDYFPGLRLNPNIHAKIMQDSPDFADCEGIIITIPSSEVRSVIHAIHDELADPILITVAKGLEYPSLKTMSEVIRDESRNPHIISFSGPNFADEIAYGHIAAATIGTDSSSLREAMSDLFGGFILDFSDDVRAVELCGALKNVYAIGTGMWDSVYSNYNEHYMFLNVCYKEMCTFLRKISHDKDIFTKFCCFGDFNLTANVDKSRNRTLGLMIGKNLIRTPYLDSSVTFEGSKSVKGIIELADKHNVYMPIAKFVFDVLCGNSNVRKAAGSLIKSELSDGIIELSKGNR